A window of Sphingobacterium sp. SRCM116780 contains these coding sequences:
- a CDS encoding DNA-3-methyladenine glycosylase I: MSVTRCLWCGNDPLYMDYHDQEWGKQVKDDQTLFEFLILESAQAGLSWITILKRREQYKQAFANFDVHAVSKFTHEDVEEILSNSGVIRHRGKIESSITNAQIFIQIQAEFGSFYQYLYSFMPNQERIENNIVTQKDAAVTSTESDLIAKDLKKRGIKFFGSTICYAYMQAVGMINDHLVSCSFRN; this comes from the coding sequence ATGTCAGTAACAAGATGTTTATGGTGTGGCAATGACCCACTTTATATGGACTATCATGATCAAGAATGGGGTAAACAAGTAAAAGATGATCAAACGTTGTTTGAGTTTCTAATTTTAGAATCAGCACAAGCTGGACTTAGCTGGATCACGATATTAAAACGAAGGGAACAATATAAACAAGCATTTGCTAATTTTGATGTACATGCTGTTTCAAAATTCACTCATGAAGATGTAGAAGAAATCTTAAGCAACTCAGGGGTTATCCGTCATCGAGGAAAGATTGAATCTTCGATCACAAATGCACAGATTTTCATTCAGATACAAGCAGAATTTGGGAGTTTTTACCAGTATCTATATAGTTTTATGCCGAATCAGGAAAGAATTGAAAATAACATCGTCACACAGAAAGATGCTGCAGTTACTTCTACAGAATCGGACCTGATCGCTAAAGATCTCAAAAAAAGAGGTATCAAGTTTTTCGGATCGACAATCTGTTATGCTTATATGCAAGCAGTTGGGATGATTAATGATCACCTTGTTTCTTGTAGTTTTAGAAACTAG
- a CDS encoding DUF4271 domain-containing protein, whose translation MKLSYIIRFVFFFLLPFAPYAKGQDLIDTIGLVSADSTTALDTVSNNAIPKDQRLLTPSTTAYRILDIDGDRIILHNMESYAVTQYFFSNNLTGKNKIHVGVLKYERKRWVLFTSLFLLLAFGVIRFFFSSDVKLIIQAYFNERIIAQVSKEDTILTSWAFIFLYLLFSLSLSLFVCIFYAYVLQQIDFLFFSNYLKVSIIIAVIFALKIGFIRFIAYVFEIQRLVKEYVTILYLIYFNSLLFLLPTVLVVSLVPLHYLSSIFNFTVFIGVILFLYRFLRTALNVVSQQQFSVFYLILYLCCLEIAPILILVRLLS comes from the coding sequence GTGAAATTAAGTTACATTATTCGATTTGTTTTTTTCTTCCTCCTACCTTTTGCCCCTTACGCAAAAGGACAAGATTTGATTGATACAATAGGTCTTGTTTCTGCAGATTCTACTACTGCTTTAGATACCGTTTCAAATAATGCAATCCCAAAAGATCAACGGTTGTTGACTCCTTCTACGACAGCGTATCGCATATTGGATATTGATGGAGATCGAATTATTCTCCATAACATGGAATCCTATGCCGTTACTCAATATTTTTTTTCAAATAATCTTACAGGAAAAAATAAGATACATGTTGGAGTGCTAAAATATGAACGGAAAAGATGGGTTTTATTTACCAGTTTATTTCTTCTTTTAGCATTTGGTGTCATTCGTTTTTTCTTCTCTTCCGATGTGAAATTAATTATTCAAGCGTATTTTAATGAACGTATTATCGCACAAGTGAGTAAGGAGGATACCATTTTAACATCATGGGCATTTATCTTTTTGTACTTACTTTTTTCTTTATCGCTCAGTCTTTTCGTTTGTATATTTTACGCCTACGTTTTGCAACAGATTGACTTCTTGTTCTTTAGTAATTATTTAAAAGTCTCCATCATCATAGCCGTTATATTTGCCTTGAAAATAGGATTTATTCGATTTATAGCCTATGTTTTTGAGATACAAAGACTCGTCAAAGAATATGTTACAATCTTATATTTAATTTATTTTAATTCATTGTTATTTTTGCTACCCACTGTATTGGTAGTAAGTTTAGTCCCACTACATTATCTTTCTTCTATCTTTAATTTTACCGTATTCATTGGTGTAATATTGTTTTTATACCGTTTTTTAAGGACTGCATTGAATGTTGTGTCACAACAGCAATTTTCAGTTTTTTATTTAATTTTGTATCTTTGCTGCCTAGAAATAGCACCGATTTTAATATTAGTGCGACTACTAAGCTAA
- a CDS encoding PD-(D/E)XK nuclease family protein, with product MNPFLKDVAIDLKDRFGESLHETAIIFNNKRPITYLKQHLADVYGQAIWSPQFFTIQEFFRLSTNLSEATPIAQFFMLYHLHNGLLAKEGIEAETLEEFYPIAETILSDFAQLDYDLVNIDEIFMELFDNTQIDLQFQHFTTEQQEFIRQFWQSFSISEHSAVQERFLKLWRRLPVLYRAFKEELKAKKMTNVSTFYREIVEEKSKNQTFHKNYKQIIFVGFNALNRAEAILFKKWQEEGLALFYFDADAYYLDDKQQEAGLFIRRNIQQTGLKNALGDSPNVIGNRHTEVNLYAATGNVSQTKLLHDILVNHEKDGQSSAILLADESLLVSLLQSLPDVKPNITTGFPLTQSPIYGIMELWMDVQHLITHQKKTKIPYTYIETFINHPLTNVSKDEKYAIQQLIADKQLFEVDFKELTFKSSTLAHFFQPIIKIEEAIAVLIHLIDNLLANLAQEDRIKQIDSNLLIEVRKTLNQLHIGLETLQPLSIPFQFGLINKAIASINSAIEGNPLEGLQIMGLLESRCLNFDQVYVLGANEGILPKTSSSPTFIPNSLRQAYGLPILENQDALSAYLFYRHFQYSEGIHLLYNGIVSESSSGEESRFIKQLEFESKFQFINHHQQQNITFLPDQEELIIEKKGKIWDKLMRDYVENKKKISATALTTYLQSPLHFFLKHVAEIKEPPSITQEFEMNNLGTVIHNVMEKVYLPFKGVEKFVPIAELEKSLVVVDALIINEIIELYQLEGTGLHALNSLQRIMHKIAAEYVTLLIQHDIDHFIGIKIIELENDQDYVINFPIQIQGKEENISIYGIIDRVDEVLLKDKSVKTRIVDYKTGADEVNFKSLDKVFIKGTENKALVQTLFYTYVYEQVTGRNGIEPNLYVARKMREEGTLFYGRSEILEAEYLIAVKKEFQTFLKETLEEIFNPEIPFKHDPKAKIYDSDPYVLFYKNALNEEEIE from the coding sequence ATGAATCCATTTTTAAAAGACGTCGCTATAGATTTAAAAGATCGTTTCGGAGAGAGTTTACACGAAACTGCAATTATATTCAACAATAAAAGACCGATAACTTATCTAAAACAACATTTGGCGGATGTATATGGACAGGCTATTTGGTCGCCACAGTTTTTTACGATTCAAGAATTTTTCAGATTATCAACGAATCTATCGGAGGCAACTCCTATTGCGCAGTTCTTCATGTTATATCATTTACATAATGGTTTGTTAGCTAAGGAAGGGATTGAAGCAGAAACCTTAGAAGAATTTTACCCAATTGCAGAAACGATATTAAGTGATTTTGCACAGTTGGATTATGATCTCGTTAACATCGATGAGATTTTCATGGAATTATTTGACAACACACAGATTGATTTGCAGTTTCAACATTTCACCACCGAGCAACAAGAGTTTATTCGTCAGTTTTGGCAATCGTTCTCCATATCAGAACATTCTGCAGTACAGGAACGTTTTCTAAAACTGTGGAGGCGCCTACCAGTTTTATATCGTGCTTTTAAGGAAGAATTGAAAGCGAAGAAAATGACGAATGTTTCTACGTTTTATCGCGAGATTGTGGAAGAGAAATCTAAAAATCAAACGTTTCATAAAAACTATAAGCAAATCATTTTTGTAGGTTTCAATGCTTTGAACAGAGCTGAGGCTATATTATTTAAAAAATGGCAAGAGGAAGGTTTGGCATTATTCTACTTTGATGCAGATGCTTATTATTTAGATGATAAACAACAAGAAGCAGGTTTGTTTATTCGTCGTAATATCCAACAAACGGGTTTAAAAAATGCTTTAGGGGATAGTCCAAATGTCATTGGCAATCGTCACACAGAGGTGAATCTGTATGCTGCTACGGGCAATGTGAGTCAAACCAAACTGCTTCATGATATTCTAGTAAATCATGAAAAGGATGGTCAATCTTCGGCCATTTTATTAGCTGATGAGTCTTTATTGGTTTCTTTATTACAAAGTTTACCTGATGTGAAACCGAACATTACAACAGGTTTTCCACTTACACAATCGCCAATTTATGGTATCATGGAGTTATGGATGGATGTACAGCATCTGATCACGCATCAGAAAAAGACAAAAATCCCCTATACCTATATTGAAACGTTTATTAATCATCCTTTAACCAACGTTTCTAAAGACGAGAAATATGCTATTCAGCAACTCATTGCAGATAAACAGCTCTTTGAAGTTGATTTCAAAGAACTGACCTTCAAAAGTTCAACCTTAGCACATTTCTTTCAGCCGATCATCAAAATAGAAGAAGCTATAGCCGTATTGATTCACCTGATCGATAATCTACTGGCTAATCTTGCGCAGGAAGATCGCATTAAACAAATTGACAGTAACTTACTTATTGAAGTAAGAAAGACCTTAAACCAACTCCATATAGGCTTGGAGACACTACAACCTCTCAGTATACCTTTTCAATTTGGCCTTATCAATAAAGCCATTGCAAGCATTAATTCTGCTATCGAAGGTAATCCGCTAGAGGGTTTACAGATTATGGGGCTTTTAGAAAGTCGTTGTCTTAATTTTGATCAGGTTTATGTTTTAGGTGCCAACGAAGGTATTTTACCCAAAACATCAAGTTCACCAACCTTTATACCGAATTCGCTTCGACAAGCTTACGGACTTCCAATCTTAGAAAATCAAGATGCTCTTTCAGCCTATCTATTCTATCGTCATTTTCAATACAGTGAGGGAATCCACTTGCTCTATAATGGTATCGTGAGTGAAAGCTCTTCTGGAGAAGAAAGTCGTTTTATCAAACAATTGGAATTTGAAAGTAAATTTCAATTTATCAATCATCATCAACAGCAGAATATCACATTTTTACCAGATCAGGAGGAATTAATCATAGAAAAGAAGGGAAAGATATGGGATAAGCTTATGCGTGATTATGTTGAAAATAAGAAGAAAATTTCGGCAACAGCACTAACGACTTATTTACAATCTCCACTTCATTTTTTTTTAAAACATGTTGCCGAGATCAAAGAACCTCCAAGTATTACACAAGAATTTGAAATGAACAACTTGGGAACGGTCATCCATAATGTGATGGAAAAAGTATATTTACCGTTCAAGGGTGTCGAAAAATTCGTTCCTATTGCTGAATTAGAAAAATCTTTAGTAGTTGTGGATGCTTTGATTATTAATGAGATTATCGAACTATATCAGTTAGAAGGAACCGGACTGCATGCTTTAAATAGCTTACAGCGTATCATGCATAAGATTGCTGCTGAATATGTTACCTTACTGATTCAACATGATATTGATCATTTTATCGGTATTAAGATCATTGAACTAGAAAACGACCAAGATTATGTCATCAACTTTCCTATTCAAATCCAAGGTAAGGAAGAAAATATCAGTATTTACGGTATCATTGATCGTGTAGACGAAGTTTTGTTAAAAGATAAGTCTGTCAAAACACGTATCGTCGATTACAAAACTGGTGCCGATGAAGTTAATTTTAAATCATTGGATAAAGTATTCATAAAGGGCACTGAAAATAAAGCTCTTGTTCAAACGCTGTTCTACACCTATGTTTACGAACAGGTAACTGGTCGAAATGGTATTGAGCCTAATCTATACGTCGCACGTAAAATGCGTGAAGAGGGGACGTTATTTTATGGAAGATCTGAAATACTGGAGGCAGAATATCTAATTGCGGTAAAAAAAGAATTTCAAACATTCTTAAAAGAAACTTTAGAGGAAATTTTTAATCCTGAAATTCCTTTCAAACATGACCCAAAAGCAAAGATATATGACTCAGATCCTTACGTACTGTTCTATAAAAATGCACTAAATGAAGAAGAGATAGAGTAA
- a CDS encoding cupin-like domain-containing protein — protein MKLKPVDSISGITPKEFVKDYLSKGQPVIIKDFISKDSACWKKWSYDYFKEIAGQEQVDVYGREEESQNHAASPPVGKMTFAEYLDKISAEPTEMRLFLFNLLKIRPELKKDVIYNDVTGGKVIQWLPYLFFGGEGSATRNHFDIDMSHVFISQFQGSKRIWLFPNDQSDLLYKLPYNFHSIANPKKSREEDYPGLKYIEGYEAVINPGDTLYMPAGWWHYIQYDTEGYSISVRALANTFSEKLKGARNLFITRYFDDTMRKIFKNGWLDYKIDMAKKRAQKAIRKRI, from the coding sequence GTGAAATTAAAACCAGTTGATAGTATCTCAGGAATAACTCCAAAAGAATTTGTAAAAGATTACTTAAGTAAAGGTCAGCCTGTAATTATCAAAGACTTTATAAGTAAAGATAGTGCATGTTGGAAGAAGTGGAGTTATGATTATTTTAAGGAAATAGCAGGTCAGGAGCAAGTAGATGTCTATGGTCGTGAAGAAGAATCTCAAAACCATGCTGCAAGTCCTCCTGTTGGAAAAATGACTTTTGCTGAATATTTAGATAAAATAAGTGCTGAACCTACGGAGATGCGTTTATTTCTTTTTAATTTGTTAAAAATAAGACCAGAACTTAAGAAGGATGTTATTTATAACGATGTGACAGGTGGTAAGGTAATACAATGGCTTCCATATTTGTTTTTTGGAGGAGAAGGCTCTGCAACGCGTAATCACTTTGATATTGATATGTCACATGTATTCATCTCACAGTTTCAAGGCTCAAAACGTATTTGGTTATTTCCCAATGATCAATCCGATTTATTATATAAATTACCTTATAATTTTCATAGTATCGCTAATCCGAAAAAAAGCAGAGAAGAAGACTATCCAGGATTAAAATATATTGAAGGCTATGAAGCCGTTATTAATCCAGGAGATACGTTGTATATGCCTGCAGGATGGTGGCATTATATCCAATACGATACAGAAGGATATTCAATTTCCGTTCGGGCGTTGGCAAATACTTTCTCAGAAAAATTAAAAGGAGCTCGCAATCTATTTATCACACGCTATTTTGATGATACCATGCGAAAAATCTTTAAGAATGGTTGGTTGGATTATAAAATTGATATGGCGAAAAAGAGAGCACAAAAAGCAATTCGAAAAAGAATATAA
- a CDS encoding 30S ribosomal protein S16 produces MATKIRLQRHGKKGRPFYHLVVADARAPRDGKFIERIGSYNPNTNPATIVLDFEKALDWMNKGAQPTDTARTILSDKGVLYKKHLLGGVKKGAFDEAAADAKFAAWNDANDAKTAGKKDGLASSKAEAKKTALAAEAKKKADKAAAIAAKNAPVAEETPAEETEAPATEETEG; encoded by the coding sequence ATGGCAACTAAAATCAGATTGCAAAGACATGGTAAAAAAGGACGTCCTTTTTACCACTTAGTAGTAGCAGATGCACGCGCACCACGCGATGGTAAATTCATTGAACGTATTGGTTCTTACAACCCAAACACAAACCCAGCGACTATCGTTTTGGATTTTGAAAAAGCTTTGGATTGGATGAATAAAGGTGCTCAACCTACTGACACAGCTCGTACTATCCTTTCGGATAAAGGTGTTTTATACAAAAAACACTTATTGGGTGGTGTTAAAAAAGGTGCATTTGATGAAGCTGCTGCAGATGCAAAATTTGCTGCTTGGAATGACGCTAATGACGCTAAAACTGCTGGTAAAAAAGACGGTTTAGCATCTTCTAAAGCTGAAGCTAAGAAAACAGCATTGGCTGCTGAAGCTAAGAAAAAAGCAGACAAAGCTGCTGCTATTGCTGCTAAAAATGCTCCAGTTGCAGAGGAAACTCCTGCAGAAGAAACTGAAGCTCCAGCGACAGAAGAAACTGAAGGATAA
- a CDS encoding uroporphyrinogen-III synthase, with product MQASDVERAKKVKSILVTLPKPENDKSPYSALAQKYNLKLDFRGFIHVEGVPARDVRKDKVNLAEFTAVIFTSRNAVDHFFRVCEEMRFEVSAELKYFCISETIALYLQKYIQYRKRKIFFGKQTAKDLEEVLKKHKDENFLFPCSDVANEETSKWLKENGYKFTPAVLFKTVVSDLSDLKDVFYDIIVFFSPSSVQSLYENFPDFKQNKTRIAAFGASTQQALLEHGLVLDIPAPTPKAPSMTMAVEEYVKIVNK from the coding sequence ATGCAAGCTTCAGATGTAGAAAGAGCAAAAAAGGTAAAAAGTATATTAGTTACCTTGCCAAAACCTGAAAATGATAAATCGCCATATTCTGCCCTCGCGCAGAAGTATAATCTAAAACTTGATTTTAGAGGTTTTATTCATGTGGAGGGGGTTCCTGCTCGTGATGTAAGAAAGGATAAAGTAAATCTTGCTGAGTTTACAGCTGTTATTTTTACAAGTAGAAATGCTGTTGATCATTTCTTTAGAGTATGTGAAGAAATGAGATTTGAGGTATCAGCCGAGTTGAAATATTTTTGTATTTCCGAAACCATAGCATTATATCTTCAAAAGTATATTCAATACCGTAAACGTAAAATTTTCTTTGGAAAGCAAACAGCTAAGGATCTGGAAGAAGTGTTAAAAAAGCACAAAGATGAAAACTTTTTATTTCCATGTTCCGATGTAGCCAATGAAGAAACAAGCAAATGGTTGAAAGAAAACGGATATAAGTTTACCCCTGCAGTTTTATTCAAGACAGTGGTGAGTGATTTGTCAGACTTGAAAGACGTTTTTTATGATATCATCGTCTTTTTTAGTCCGTCAAGCGTACAGTCTCTTTATGAGAACTTCCCTGATTTTAAACAAAATAAAACACGTATTGCTGCATTTGGAGCAAGTACGCAGCAAGCTCTCCTAGAACATGGTTTAGTCTTGGATATCCCGGCACCTACGCCAAAAGCACCAAGTATGACAATGGCTGTAGAGGAATATGTTAAGATTGTGAACAAATAA
- a CDS encoding UvrD-helicase domain-containing protein, translating into MNNIAPLKILKASAGSGKTFSLTVHYLTLLLSKENSYREILAVTFTNKATAEMKERILSVLKGLAQGDPSKKINDYRLLLLKQFSNWDAGLIQEKAYRVYRKILHDYSHFTISTIDGFSQKVIRSFTYELHLDAAYKIEMNTSKVRQDLTVMLNHLLDKRPDLLEWIIEYAEKKIANNENWNYRRELTNLANEIFSENFKEFDKFLLSQNSDQVFNKLNKEIETFIRVFLEALQEEVKKFEGAFKSLNLDAADLKGKSRNPIYTLSHAQVNVFKLSTAKLEEIINKYVSLIGHDDAFLDGKKEINWGLQQAILPILGNFKLLADKFRTYITYEAFQKNFYYLRLLKEMSDLLAQWRKENNAQLISDAQIQLNKLGLDQHGDPTFIWEKIGNRYQYFLFDEFQDTSRIQWKNYSPLLINALGNASGKLAEHLIVGDVKQSIYRWRNGDWRILLEQAEKQVANSFHISNEEDLKELIENGSLDINYRSLPNIIHFNNYLFETIPQQIQQLLNEHIEENLTDEGKNWWKEMGYDHMIMKAYEGASQQIPEEKIYDESKKGSITIKYLPVENNIRRNSQVEPAAVEALCQQIHHWLATGRYQANQIGILVRSNKQARLVIHELMNYRNEHHLQFEVISGDALALEANEGIQLLIETLKAFVFNTDKHILYKARFTHLYHIIQKGKNFDDEIWLKFKDNDVRNLQGDLPKDLIDNWDNWQKLPLVHLVEKLIEAFGLTSQNNPHIPYILAFKDMIANFSSNGERGINQFLTFWDEDGTKAVLPSSGKIEAIEVTTVHKSKGLAYDVVMIPFCSWTLDGMTNGNFWIDTEETALAPIGKAPIKYTATLGQSTLYRKYYEEMVFNYMDALNTFYVATTRAIEHIYISAPAFKQLADRKTGEILGMDIKNDLIGDIVYQSLMSNKNQFGLTENELNMDCIIVRESEDKIEIGKIALQQYPISKELDKAFEKSSQRTINSILLLDKASQYGVMAHEIMSIVTSKDEIEPTINQYIAEGIFTAEEKSAILHEVNQIWQHPQINRWLVGDFKIWNESGIITAKGETLRPDKVFTSENETIVLDFKFTQNEALSHQKQVNQYVNTLAELGYKNVKGFLFYAKSNDLVEVVSHVKY; encoded by the coding sequence ATGAATAACATTGCCCCTTTAAAGATTTTAAAAGCTTCGGCTGGTTCAGGAAAAACATTTAGTTTAACCGTCCATTATCTTACTTTATTACTTTCGAAAGAAAATAGCTATCGCGAAATTTTAGCAGTTACGTTTACAAATAAAGCGACGGCAGAGATGAAGGAGAGGATTTTATCTGTTCTTAAAGGACTTGCTCAAGGTGATCCCAGTAAAAAAATCAACGATTATCGGCTGTTGCTTTTAAAACAATTTTCAAATTGGGACGCGGGATTGATTCAAGAAAAAGCATACCGTGTCTATCGAAAAATACTTCATGATTATAGTCATTTCACCATTAGCACGATTGATGGATTTTCGCAAAAAGTGATTCGAAGTTTTACCTATGAACTTCACCTGGATGCAGCATATAAAATAGAAATGAACACCAGTAAGGTTAGACAGGATCTTACCGTGATGTTAAACCACTTATTGGATAAACGTCCCGATTTATTGGAATGGATCATTGAGTATGCGGAGAAGAAAATTGCAAATAATGAAAATTGGAATTACCGAAGAGAATTAACCAATCTGGCCAATGAAATATTTTCTGAAAATTTCAAGGAATTTGACAAGTTTCTCTTATCTCAAAACTCAGATCAGGTATTCAATAAATTAAATAAGGAGATTGAAACATTCATTCGGGTATTTTTAGAAGCCTTACAAGAGGAAGTGAAAAAATTCGAAGGGGCTTTTAAATCGCTAAATCTGGATGCTGCTGATTTAAAAGGAAAAAGTAGAAATCCTATTTACACTTTATCTCATGCCCAAGTGAATGTTTTCAAATTAAGCACAGCTAAGCTTGAAGAGATTATCAATAAGTATGTGAGTCTGATTGGTCATGATGACGCCTTTTTAGATGGTAAAAAGGAAATCAATTGGGGTCTGCAGCAAGCTATTTTACCCATTCTAGGCAACTTCAAACTATTAGCAGATAAATTTAGGACATACATCACTTACGAAGCCTTCCAAAAGAACTTCTATTACCTACGTTTGCTCAAAGAAATGAGTGACTTGCTAGCGCAATGGCGAAAGGAAAATAATGCGCAATTGATTTCTGATGCACAAATTCAATTGAACAAGCTGGGATTAGATCAACATGGCGATCCTACTTTTATTTGGGAAAAGATTGGAAATCGCTATCAGTATTTTCTTTTTGATGAATTTCAGGATACTTCACGAATTCAATGGAAAAACTATAGTCCTCTATTGATCAATGCGCTTGGAAATGCTTCTGGAAAACTCGCTGAACATTTAATCGTTGGGGATGTGAAGCAGAGTATTTACCGTTGGAGAAACGGTGATTGGAGAATCTTACTTGAGCAGGCTGAAAAACAAGTGGCAAACTCTTTTCACATTTCAAATGAAGAGGATCTAAAAGAGTTAATCGAAAATGGTTCTTTAGATATAAACTACAGAAGTCTTCCGAATATCATTCATTTTAATAATTATCTTTTTGAAACTATTCCGCAACAGATTCAACAGTTGCTCAATGAACATATAGAAGAGAATTTAACGGATGAAGGGAAAAATTGGTGGAAAGAGATGGGTTATGATCATATGATCATGAAGGCTTATGAAGGTGCTTCTCAACAAATTCCAGAAGAAAAAATATACGATGAGTCGAAAAAAGGATCCATTACGATCAAGTATTTACCGGTTGAAAACAACATCCGAAGAAACTCGCAAGTGGAGCCTGCAGCTGTGGAAGCTTTATGTCAGCAGATTCATCATTGGTTGGCAACAGGAAGATATCAAGCCAATCAAATTGGTATTCTCGTTCGCTCCAATAAACAAGCTCGATTGGTCATCCATGAATTAATGAATTATCGGAACGAGCATCATCTACAATTTGAGGTGATCTCTGGTGATGCATTAGCGTTAGAAGCTAATGAGGGCATACAATTGTTGATCGAAACGTTAAAAGCTTTTGTCTTCAATACAGATAAACATATTTTGTATAAGGCAAGGTTTACTCATCTCTATCATATTATTCAAAAAGGCAAAAACTTTGATGATGAAATCTGGCTAAAATTTAAAGACAATGATGTTCGAAATCTACAGGGCGATCTTCCAAAAGATTTAATCGACAACTGGGATAACTGGCAAAAGCTACCTCTAGTTCATTTGGTTGAGAAGTTGATAGAGGCTTTTGGGTTGACTTCACAAAACAATCCTCATATACCTTATATTTTAGCATTTAAGGATATGATCGCAAATTTCTCTTCCAATGGGGAAAGAGGGATTAATCAATTCTTAACCTTTTGGGATGAAGATGGGACTAAAGCGGTATTGCCCTCATCGGGTAAGATAGAGGCTATTGAAGTAACGACTGTCCATAAATCAAAAGGTTTGGCTTATGATGTGGTCATGATTCCGTTTTGCAGTTGGACGCTAGATGGTATGACGAATGGGAATTTTTGGATTGATACAGAAGAGACAGCATTAGCACCAATAGGGAAAGCGCCTATAAAATATACTGCAACTCTAGGGCAATCAACTTTATACCGAAAATATTATGAAGAGATGGTCTTCAATTATATGGATGCGCTCAATACTTTTTATGTAGCAACTACGCGTGCAATAGAACATATATATATTTCTGCTCCTGCTTTTAAGCAACTTGCAGATAGAAAAACAGGTGAAATATTGGGAATGGATATAAAAAATGATTTGATAGGTGATATTGTGTATCAATCATTGATGAGCAATAAAAATCAATTTGGTTTAACGGAGAATGAGCTGAACATGGATTGTATTATTGTTAGAGAAAGTGAGGATAAAATTGAAATTGGAAAAATAGCGCTTCAGCAATATCCGATTTCAAAAGAACTAGATAAAGCTTTTGAAAAGTCATCACAACGCACAATCAATAGCATTTTATTATTAGACAAAGCTTCTCAATATGGGGTGATGGCGCACGAGATCATGTCAATTGTTACTTCGAAAGACGAAATAGAACCCACCATCAATCAATATATTGCAGAGGGTATTTTTACTGCGGAAGAGAAGTCTGCTATTTTACATGAAGTTAATCAGATCTGGCAACATCCACAGATTAACAGGTGGTTGGTCGGTGATTTCAAGATCTGGAATGAATCAGGCATCATTACTGCCAAAGGCGAAACATTACGTCCAGATAAAGTTTTCACAAGTGAAAACGAAACAATTGTTCTGGACTTTAAGTTTACGCAGAATGAAGCTTTATCGCATCAAAAGCAAGTCAATCAATATGTTAATACGCTAGCGGAATTGGGTTATAAAAACGTAAAGGGGTTTTTATTTTATGCCAAATCAAATGATTTGGTTGAAGTTGTATCACATGTTAAATACTAA